Proteins from one Triticum aestivum cultivar Chinese Spring chromosome 7A, IWGSC CS RefSeq v2.1, whole genome shotgun sequence genomic window:
- the LOC123149701 gene encoding transcription factor GTE8 isoform X2 → MKPEVTGHLPKSESNKPNTMTTQACKRRRSVYISSGSEDSGTDSEVEGSKRSQKSGTTSISSSEHQPSSNNKAGSMNASKTRVCRNILGKLMDHPGGWLFHKPVDPDLFGIPDYFDVIRNPMDLGTVKKKLTNKNYLSTDEFAADVRLTFSNAMTYNPPGNQVHTVAEQLNIMFNSEWTSYERKWSDRNLKPVQLPMKVIKAHVAVNSKPVVSRGLVACSDSSAKKTLTNAISSKVKIKFCVRGSGQTLSKETPVQAAGSKEGSLHHSIACTKESANTTKVQSSEHRVQSIGNESRSCSDTSTSPLSSYGQGDGSYLQAEPLSPAKALRAAMLKRRFAGTIVKAQQKALLDHGQQIDPAKLQLEKERLEKRQQEEKERIEAQVKAAEAAAQFKLDEELRKKREREREAARLALHMMKKTVDIDNSDFLKDLENISKKWELNPPAKLIVDFVDGMELPPGLGSPLERLGLFMKRDIEEEVEDEMEDSVSAPSVDVDSVSPPSVDVDSISPPSVDVNSLLPPAVDMDIDGEEGEIGCCG, encoded by the exons ATATAAGCAGTGGATCGGAAGATTCTGGTACAGATTCAGAGGTGGAGGGAAGTAAACGGTCTCAAAAATCTGGAACGACGTCAATTTCTTCATCTGAGCATCAACCATCTTCTAACAACAAGGCTGGAAGCATGAATGCTAGCAAGACAAGGGTCTGTAGAAATATTCTGGGGAAGCTCATGGATCACCCAGGTGGTTGGCTTTTCCATAAACCGGTTGATCCGGACCTATTTGGCATTCCTGATTACTTTGATGTTATCCGCAATCCAATGGACTTGGGCACTGTCAAGAAGAAACTCACAAACAAGAATTATTTAAGCACCGATGAGTTTGCAGCAGATGTGAGACTAACATTTTCAAATGCAATGACGTATAATCCTCCTGGAAATCAGGTTCACACAGTAGCTGAACAGCtgaatataatgtttaattctgaATGGACATCATATGAAAGAAAATGGAGCGACAGAAATCTGAAGCCAGTGCAGTTGCCGATGAAGGTAATTAAGGCTCATGTGGCTGTCAATTCAAAGCCAGTGGTTTCTAGAGGGCTGGTCGCATGCTCAGATTCATCTGCAAAGAAGACATTGACAAATGCAATATCCTCCAAA GTAAAAATTAAGTTTTGTGTGCGTGGCTCGGGGCAGACCTTATCCAAAG AGACGCCTGTGCAAGCAGCTGGTAGCAAAGAGGGCTCTTTACATCATTCTATCGCATGCACCAAG GAGAGCGCTAACACAACTAAGGTCCAGTCAAGTGAGCACAGAGTTCAGTCGATTG GAAATGAATCACGGTCTTGCAGTGATACTTCAACTTCGCCTCTTTCTTCCTATGGACAAG GAGACGGAAGTTATTTACAAGCTGAACCTTTGTCACCAGCCAAGGCCCTTCGTGCAGCAATGCTTAAGAGACGTTTTGCTGGAACGATTGTGAAGGCACAGCAGAAGGCACTTCTGGACCAT GGGCAGCAAATAGACCCTGCAAAATTACAGTTGGAAAAGGAGAGGCTGGAAAAAAGGCAGCAAGAAG AGAAAGAAAGGATCGAAGCCCAGGTGAAGGCCGCTGAAGCTGCTGCACAGTTCAAGTTAGATGAAGAATTAAGGAAGAAGAGGGAGCGAGAAAGAGAGGCAGCACGCCTGGCACTACACATG ATGAAGAAGACCGTTGACATTGACAACAGCGACTTCCTAAAGGACCTGGAAAACATCAGCAAAAAGTGGGAACTAAACCCTCCTGCCAAGCTAATTGTGGATTTCGTCGACGGGATGGAGCTCCCACCTGGCCTCGGAAGCCCGCTGGAGAGGCTCGGGCTTTTCATGAAGAGAGACATCGAAGAAGAGGTCGAAGATGAAATGGAGGACAGCGTATCAGCACCCTCCGTGGATGTCGACAGCGTATCACCACCCTCCGTGGATGTCGACAGCATATCACCCCCCTCCGTGGATGTCAACAGCTTATTACCACCCGCTGTGGATATGGATATCGACGGGGAGGAAGGAGAGATCGGCTGCTGTGGGTAG
- the LOC123149701 gene encoding transcription factor GTE8 isoform X1, translated as MKPEVTGHLPKSESNKPNTMTTQACKRRRSVYISSGSEDSGTDSEVEGSKRSQKSGTTSISSSEHQPSSNNKAGSMNASKTRVCRNILGKLMDHPGGWLFHKPVDPDLFGIPDYFDVIRNPMDLGTVKKKLTNKNYLSTDEFAADVRLTFSNAMTYNPPGNQVHTVAEQLNIMFNSEWTSYERKWSDRNLKPVQLPMKVIKAHVAVNSKPVVSRGLVACSDSSAKKTLTNAISSKVKIKFCVRGSGQTLSKETPVQAAGSKEGSLHHSIACTKVSTIHHSIPCTKESANTTKVQSSEHRVQSIGNESRSCSDTSTSPLSSYGQGDGSYLQAEPLSPAKALRAAMLKRRFAGTIVKAQQKALLDHGQQIDPAKLQLEKERLEKRQQEEKERIEAQVKAAEAAAQFKLDEELRKKREREREAARLALHMMKKTVDIDNSDFLKDLENISKKWELNPPAKLIVDFVDGMELPPGLGSPLERLGLFMKRDIEEEVEDEMEDSVSAPSVDVDSVSPPSVDVDSISPPSVDVNSLLPPAVDMDIDGEEGEIGCCG; from the exons ATATAAGCAGTGGATCGGAAGATTCTGGTACAGATTCAGAGGTGGAGGGAAGTAAACGGTCTCAAAAATCTGGAACGACGTCAATTTCTTCATCTGAGCATCAACCATCTTCTAACAACAAGGCTGGAAGCATGAATGCTAGCAAGACAAGGGTCTGTAGAAATATTCTGGGGAAGCTCATGGATCACCCAGGTGGTTGGCTTTTCCATAAACCGGTTGATCCGGACCTATTTGGCATTCCTGATTACTTTGATGTTATCCGCAATCCAATGGACTTGGGCACTGTCAAGAAGAAACTCACAAACAAGAATTATTTAAGCACCGATGAGTTTGCAGCAGATGTGAGACTAACATTTTCAAATGCAATGACGTATAATCCTCCTGGAAATCAGGTTCACACAGTAGCTGAACAGCtgaatataatgtttaattctgaATGGACATCATATGAAAGAAAATGGAGCGACAGAAATCTGAAGCCAGTGCAGTTGCCGATGAAGGTAATTAAGGCTCATGTGGCTGTCAATTCAAAGCCAGTGGTTTCTAGAGGGCTGGTCGCATGCTCAGATTCATCTGCAAAGAAGACATTGACAAATGCAATATCCTCCAAA GTAAAAATTAAGTTTTGTGTGCGTGGCTCGGGGCAGACCTTATCCAAAG AGACGCCTGTGCAAGCAGCTGGTAGCAAAGAGGGCTCTTTACATCATTCTATCGCATGCACCAAGGTTTCGACAATACATCATTCTATCCCATGCACCAAG GAGAGCGCTAACACAACTAAGGTCCAGTCAAGTGAGCACAGAGTTCAGTCGATTG GAAATGAATCACGGTCTTGCAGTGATACTTCAACTTCGCCTCTTTCTTCCTATGGACAAG GAGACGGAAGTTATTTACAAGCTGAACCTTTGTCACCAGCCAAGGCCCTTCGTGCAGCAATGCTTAAGAGACGTTTTGCTGGAACGATTGTGAAGGCACAGCAGAAGGCACTTCTGGACCAT GGGCAGCAAATAGACCCTGCAAAATTACAGTTGGAAAAGGAGAGGCTGGAAAAAAGGCAGCAAGAAG AGAAAGAAAGGATCGAAGCCCAGGTGAAGGCCGCTGAAGCTGCTGCACAGTTCAAGTTAGATGAAGAATTAAGGAAGAAGAGGGAGCGAGAAAGAGAGGCAGCACGCCTGGCACTACACATG ATGAAGAAGACCGTTGACATTGACAACAGCGACTTCCTAAAGGACCTGGAAAACATCAGCAAAAAGTGGGAACTAAACCCTCCTGCCAAGCTAATTGTGGATTTCGTCGACGGGATGGAGCTCCCACCTGGCCTCGGAAGCCCGCTGGAGAGGCTCGGGCTTTTCATGAAGAGAGACATCGAAGAAGAGGTCGAAGATGAAATGGAGGACAGCGTATCAGCACCCTCCGTGGATGTCGACAGCGTATCACCACCCTCCGTGGATGTCGACAGCATATCACCCCCCTCCGTGGATGTCAACAGCTTATTACCACCCGCTGTGGATATGGATATCGACGGGGAGGAAGGAGAGATCGGCTGCTGTGGGTAG